In Helianthus annuus cultivar XRQ/B chromosome 9, HanXRQr2.0-SUNRISE, whole genome shotgun sequence, the following are encoded in one genomic region:
- the LOC110875942 gene encoding uncharacterized protein LOC110875942, producing MRQQRRVELLKNYDCEIKCHPGKRNIVAEALSRKECAKPLRVRAIEMTIQTDLPTRIREAQQEALKPDNLRAESLRGMEAKLLPKEYGTLYFMERVWVPFCSDIRILILDEVYKLRYSIHPGSDKMYQDLKDFYWWLKMNADIAA from the coding sequence ATGAGACAGCAAAGACGGGTCGAGCTGTTGAAAAATTACGATTGTGAGATCAAGTGTCACCCGGGCAAAAGAAACATCGTAGCAGAAGCCTTGAGCCGCAAGGAGTGTGCAAAGCCTCTAAGGGTGCGGGCCATAGAAATGACTATACAAACGGATCTCCCTACTCGGATTCGTGAGGCTCAGCAAGAAGCACTTAAGCCAGATAACCTACGAGCTGAATCATTACGTGGAATGGAAGCGAAATTGTTGCCTAAGGAATATGGAACATTGTACTTTATGGAACGAGTTTGGGTTCCATTTTGCAGCGATATACGTATACTTATTTTGGATGAAGTTTACAAGTTaaggtactctatccatcctggatccgacaagatgtaccaagacttgaaGGACTTTTATTGGTGGCTGAAGATGAACGCCGACATCGCTGCATAG